Proteins encoded in a region of the Vitis riparia cultivar Riparia Gloire de Montpellier isolate 1030 chromosome 7, EGFV_Vit.rip_1.0, whole genome shotgun sequence genome:
- the LOC117919311 gene encoding disease resistance protein RUN1-like isoform X1 codes for MASTSTQMASDSSPSSLGWTYDVFLSFRGEDTRYNFTDHLYNALVGKGIITFRDDKLKRGEKIAPELLNAIEKSRSSIVVFSKTYAHSRWCLDELAKIMECRRKYGQIVLPIFYHVDPSDVRKQRGRFGEAFTRYEENWKNKVQSWREALTEGGNLSGWHVKEGYESEHIKKITTTIANRILNCKPLFLGDNLVGMDSHFKQISWGLSMKSNDVRMVGISGIGGMGKTTIAGYIYNQISWGFECSSFLENVKEVYKNKGLLGLQNQLLNEILEEGNQKISNIYRGAQVIKNSLYFRKALIVFDDVDVDVDNKDQLEFLVGNHTWYGKGSRIIITTRDERCLTMLNVDYIYQVNGLNSNEALELFSRYAFQSNLPEEDFENLLHQVLHYCEGLPLALKVLGSFLYDKTIGQWESELHKLKNEPQAKIQNLLKISFDGLDLTQKTVLLDIACFFQGEDRDFASKIWEGSKLYGETNIRVLWDKCLMTITVDNRIYMHGLIKKMCRNIVREQHPKDHSKWSRLWNPNDIYCAFISEEGMENVETISLDLSRSKEKWFTTKIFAQMKKVFAKMKKLRLLKVYYSLGDEHKMSLPKDIEFPPNLNYLHWEGLVSLPSNFHGEKLVAINLKSSNIKELLKGEKCLAELKFIDLSNSQQLIKIPKFSRMPKLEKLNLEGCVSFSKLHSSIRTFSEMKFLRELNFSESGIRELPSSIGSLISLKTLNLTKCSKFEKFPDIFFVNMRHLEHLLLSDSGIKELPTSIECLEALKRLLILDVSKCKNLRSVPTSILQLESLELFCLNDCSNLEIFPEIMEDMEHSKGLSLRAKHHGELDLSNCENLETLPNSIGNLTCFRYLVVRNCPKLHKLPDSLRSMQRCLEKLDVSGCNLMAGAIPNDLWRLFLLEELNVSGNNIDCIPGGIISLSRLHTLKMNHCLMLKEIPKLPSSLRRIEAYGCPLLETLSSDAQHPLWSSLPNCLKSHIEHCIGWATSGKYNRVRVVIPGSRGIPEWISHKSMGDEITIDLPKNWYEDKNFLGFALFCHLVPVDDDDDDDDLDLRLLISDGDQFGHVETIQFIPDCSLDMKNRTLFADAALMVVYFPQIAISSEYRSNRWNKFKAGFSSDPAFDTLGPNAKASCKVESYGIHLIYRKIETCRVSSSIHQGFQHSPSHQLWFRSLFS; via the exons ATGGCTTCCACAAGCACTCAAATGGCGTCTGATTCTTCTCCTTCCAGCCTTGGATGGACTTATGACGtgttcttgagttttagagggGAAGACACCCGTTACAATTTCACTGATCACTTATATAATGCTTTGGTTGGAAAAGGCATTATAACTTTCAGAGATGACAAACTTAAGAGAGGAGAAAAAATTGCGCCAGAGCTTCTAAATGCTATTGAAAAATCAAGATCTTCCATTGTTGTTTTCTCAAAAACTTACGCTCATTCAAGGTGGTGCCTAGACGAGCTTGCAAAGATCATGGAGTGCAGGCGGAAATATGGGCAAATAGTATTGCCAATTTTCTACCATGTGGATCCATCGGATGTACGTAAACAAAGAGGGAGGTTTGGAGAAGCATTCACCAGGTATGAAGAAAATTGGAAGAACAAGGTACAAAGTTGGAGGGAGGCCTTGACTGAAGGAGGCAATCTTTCTGGATGGCATGTAAAAGAGGG GTATGAATCAGAGCATATCAAGAAAATTACTACCACCATCGCCAATAGAATATTGAATTGTAAACCCTTGTTTCTTGGGGATAATTTAGTTGGAATGGATTcccattttaaacaaataagtTGGGGACTGAGTATGAAGTCAAATGATGTTCGCATGGTTGGGATATCTGGAATTGGCGGAATGGGTAAAACAACCATTGctggatatatatataatcaaatttctTGGGGATTTGAATGTAGTAGCTTCCTTGAAAATGTTAAAGAGGTTTACAAAAATAAAGGTCTACTTGGTTTACAAAATCAACTTCTTAATGAGATCCTAGAGGAAGGAAATCAAAAGATAAGCAATATTTACCGAGGAGCCCAAGTGATAAAAAATAGTCTTTACTTTCGAAAGGCTCTTATTGTTTTTGATGATGTTGATGTTGATGTTGATAATAAAGACCAATTAGAATTTTTAGTTGGAAATCATACTTGGTATGGTAAAGGAAGTAGAATCATCATCACAACTAGAGATGAACGATGCCTAACTATGCTTAATGTGGATTACATATATCAGGTTAATGGACTAAATTCCAATGAAGCACTTGAGCTCTTTAGTCGATATGCCTTTCAATCAAATCTTCCAGAAGAGGATTTTGAAAATCTCTTGCATCAAGTGTTACATTATTGTGAAGGTCTTCCATTAGCTTTGAAAGTTTTGGGTTCTTTTTTGTATGACAAGACAATAGGTCAATGGGAAAGTGAACTACACAAATTGAAAAACGAGCCTCAAgcgaaaattcaaaatttgctaAAAATAAGCTTTGATGGATTAGACCTTACACAAAAGACGGTACTCCTTGACATCGCTTGTTTTTTTCAAGGTGAAGATAGGGACTTTGCTTCAAAAATATGGGAAGGTTCTAAGTTGTATGGTGAAACAAATATAAGAGTTCTATGGGATAAATGTCTTATGACTATTACTGTAGACAATAGGATATATATGCATGGTTTGATCAAGAAAATGTGTAGGAATATTGTTCGTGAACAACATCCCAAAGACCATAGCAAATGGAGCAGATTATGGAATCCAAATGATATCTATTGTGCGTTTATAAGTGAAGAG GGGATGGAAAATGTTGAAACCATTTCTCTAGACTTGTctagatcaaaagaaaaatggttcACTACAAAAATATTTGCCCAGATGAAGAAAGTGTTTGCCAAGATGAAGAAACTTAGGTTGCTCAAAGTCTATTATAGTCTTGGCGATGAGCATAAAATGTCTCTTCCTAAAGACATTGAATTTCCTCCTAATTTGAACTATCTTCATTGGGAAGGTTTAGTGTCTTTGCCTTCAAATTTTCACGGAGAGAAGCTTGTTGCAATCAACTTGAAGTCTAGCAACATAAAAGAACTTTTGAAAGGGGAGAAG TGTCTTGCAGAATTGAAGTTCATTGATCTAAGTAACTCACAACAGCTCATCAAAATACCGAAATTCTCAAGGATGCCAAAATTGGAGAAACTTAATCTTGAAGGTTGTGTAAGCTTCAGCAAACTTCATTCATCTATTCGCACATTTTCTGAGATGAAATTTTTGAGAGAGCTTAATTTTAGTGAGAGTGGAATTAGAGAACTCCCAAGCAGCATTGGGTCCTTGATATCTCTTAAAACTCTTAATCTCACAAAGTGTTCAAAGTTTGAGAAATTCCCTGATATTTTCTTTGTGAATATGAGACATTTAGAGCACCTTCTGTTATCTGATAGTGGTATTAAAGAACTCCCAACCAGTATTGAGTGCTTAGAGGCTCTTAAAAGACTTCTAATCTTAGATGTGAGTAAATGCAAAAACTTGAGGAGTGTTCCAACCAGCATTTTACAGTTGGAATCCCTGGAACTCTTCTGTCTCAATGATTGTTCAAATCTAGAGATTTTTCCGGAGatcatggaggatatggaaCATTCAAAAGGCCTTTCTTTACGTGCAAAACATCATGGAGAGTTGGACTTGAGCAATTGTGAGAACCTTGAGACTCTTCCAAACAGCATTGGTAATTTGACGTGTTTTCGTTATCTTGTTGTTCGTAACTGTCCAAAGCTCCACAAATTGCCCGACAGTCTGAGAAGCATGCAGCGTTGCTTAGAAAAACTAGATGTAAGTGGTTGCAATCTGATGGCAGGAGCAATCCCCAATGATTTATGGCGCTTGTTCTTATTGGAAGAGTTAAATGTGAGTGGAAACAATATTGATTGCATACCTGGTGGCATCATTAGTCTTTCTCGGTTGCATACCCTTAAGATGAATCACTGCTTGATGCTTAAAGAAATTCCAAAGCTTCCATCAAGTCTAAGACGGATAGAAGCATATGGTTGTCCACTTCTGGAAACTTTATCAAGTGATGCACAGCATCCACTCTGGTCCTCTCTTCCCAACTGCTTAAAATCACACATTGAG CATTGTATTGGATGGGCAACAAGCGGGAAGTACAACCGTGTAAGAGTTGTCATTCCAGGAAGTAGAGGAATACCAGAGTGGATAAGTCATAAGAGTATGGGAGATGAAATAACAATAGATCTCCCAAAGAATTGGTATGAAGATAAAAACTTCTTGGGATTTGCTTTATTCTGTCATCTTGTTCCAGTTGATGATGACGATGACGATGACGATCTTGATCTTCGATTGTTGATATCCGATGGTGATCAATTTGGACACGTGGAGACGATACAGTTTATTCCGGATTGTAGTCTAGACATGAAGAATAGAACATTATTTGCAGATGCAGCATTGATGGTGGTCTATTTCCCTCAGATTGCCATTTCAAGTGAGTATCGATCCAATAGGTGGAACAAGTTTAAGGCTGGCTTTTCCTCAGATCCAGCATTTGATACTCTTGGGCCTAACGCCAAAGCAAGTTGCAAAGTGGAAAGTTATGGGATCCATCTCATCTATCGCAAGATCGAAACATGTCGAGTTTCCAGCTCCATCCACCAAG GCTTTCAGCACTCTCCCTCCCATCAACTTTGGTTTCGGTCTCTCTTCTCATAG
- the LOC117919311 gene encoding disease resistance protein RPV1-like isoform X2 → MASTSTQMASDSSPSSLGWTYDVFLSFRGEDTRYNFTDHLYNALVGKGIITFRDDKLKRGEKIAPELLNAIEKSRSSIVVFSKTYAHSRWCLDELAKIMECRRKYGQIVLPIFYHVDPSDVRKQRGRFGEAFTRYEENWKNKVQSWREALTEGGNLSGWHVKEGNIVREQHPKDHSKWSRLWNPNDIYCAFISEEGMENVETISLDLSRSKEKWFTTKIFAQMKKVFAKMKKLRLLKVYYSLGDEHKMSLPKDIEFPPNLNYLHWEGLVSLPSNFHGEKLVAINLKSSNIKELLKGEKCLAELKFIDLSNSQQLIKIPKFSRMPKLEKLNLEGCVSFSKLHSSIRTFSEMKFLRELNFSESGIRELPSSIGSLISLKTLNLTKCSKFEKFPDIFFVNMRHLEHLLLSDSGIKELPTSIECLEALKRLLILDVSKCKNLRSVPTSILQLESLELFCLNDCSNLEIFPEIMEDMEHSKGLSLRAKHHGELDLSNCENLETLPNSIGNLTCFRYLVVRNCPKLHKLPDSLRSMQRCLEKLDVSGCNLMAGAIPNDLWRLFLLEELNVSGNNIDCIPGGIISLSRLHTLKMNHCLMLKEIPKLPSSLRRIEAYGCPLLETLSSDAQHPLWSSLPNCLKSHIEHCIGWATSGKYNRVRVVIPGSRGIPEWISHKSMGDEITIDLPKNWYEDKNFLGFALFCHLVPVDDDDDDDDLDLRLLISDGDQFGHVETIQFIPDCSLDMKNRTLFADAALMVVYFPQIAISSEYRSNRWNKFKAGFSSDPAFDTLGPNAKASCKVESYGIHLIYRKIETCRVSSSIHQGFQHSPSHQLWFRSLFS, encoded by the exons ATGGCTTCCACAAGCACTCAAATGGCGTCTGATTCTTCTCCTTCCAGCCTTGGATGGACTTATGACGtgttcttgagttttagagggGAAGACACCCGTTACAATTTCACTGATCACTTATATAATGCTTTGGTTGGAAAAGGCATTATAACTTTCAGAGATGACAAACTTAAGAGAGGAGAAAAAATTGCGCCAGAGCTTCTAAATGCTATTGAAAAATCAAGATCTTCCATTGTTGTTTTCTCAAAAACTTACGCTCATTCAAGGTGGTGCCTAGACGAGCTTGCAAAGATCATGGAGTGCAGGCGGAAATATGGGCAAATAGTATTGCCAATTTTCTACCATGTGGATCCATCGGATGTACGTAAACAAAGAGGGAGGTTTGGAGAAGCATTCACCAGGTATGAAGAAAATTGGAAGAACAAGGTACAAAGTTGGAGGGAGGCCTTGACTGAAGGAGGCAATCTTTCTGGATGGCATGTAAAAGAGGG GAATATTGTTCGTGAACAACATCCCAAAGACCATAGCAAATGGAGCAGATTATGGAATCCAAATGATATCTATTGTGCGTTTATAAGTGAAGAG GGGATGGAAAATGTTGAAACCATTTCTCTAGACTTGTctagatcaaaagaaaaatggttcACTACAAAAATATTTGCCCAGATGAAGAAAGTGTTTGCCAAGATGAAGAAACTTAGGTTGCTCAAAGTCTATTATAGTCTTGGCGATGAGCATAAAATGTCTCTTCCTAAAGACATTGAATTTCCTCCTAATTTGAACTATCTTCATTGGGAAGGTTTAGTGTCTTTGCCTTCAAATTTTCACGGAGAGAAGCTTGTTGCAATCAACTTGAAGTCTAGCAACATAAAAGAACTTTTGAAAGGGGAGAAG TGTCTTGCAGAATTGAAGTTCATTGATCTAAGTAACTCACAACAGCTCATCAAAATACCGAAATTCTCAAGGATGCCAAAATTGGAGAAACTTAATCTTGAAGGTTGTGTAAGCTTCAGCAAACTTCATTCATCTATTCGCACATTTTCTGAGATGAAATTTTTGAGAGAGCTTAATTTTAGTGAGAGTGGAATTAGAGAACTCCCAAGCAGCATTGGGTCCTTGATATCTCTTAAAACTCTTAATCTCACAAAGTGTTCAAAGTTTGAGAAATTCCCTGATATTTTCTTTGTGAATATGAGACATTTAGAGCACCTTCTGTTATCTGATAGTGGTATTAAAGAACTCCCAACCAGTATTGAGTGCTTAGAGGCTCTTAAAAGACTTCTAATCTTAGATGTGAGTAAATGCAAAAACTTGAGGAGTGTTCCAACCAGCATTTTACAGTTGGAATCCCTGGAACTCTTCTGTCTCAATGATTGTTCAAATCTAGAGATTTTTCCGGAGatcatggaggatatggaaCATTCAAAAGGCCTTTCTTTACGTGCAAAACATCATGGAGAGTTGGACTTGAGCAATTGTGAGAACCTTGAGACTCTTCCAAACAGCATTGGTAATTTGACGTGTTTTCGTTATCTTGTTGTTCGTAACTGTCCAAAGCTCCACAAATTGCCCGACAGTCTGAGAAGCATGCAGCGTTGCTTAGAAAAACTAGATGTAAGTGGTTGCAATCTGATGGCAGGAGCAATCCCCAATGATTTATGGCGCTTGTTCTTATTGGAAGAGTTAAATGTGAGTGGAAACAATATTGATTGCATACCTGGTGGCATCATTAGTCTTTCTCGGTTGCATACCCTTAAGATGAATCACTGCTTGATGCTTAAAGAAATTCCAAAGCTTCCATCAAGTCTAAGACGGATAGAAGCATATGGTTGTCCACTTCTGGAAACTTTATCAAGTGATGCACAGCATCCACTCTGGTCCTCTCTTCCCAACTGCTTAAAATCACACATTGAG CATTGTATTGGATGGGCAACAAGCGGGAAGTACAACCGTGTAAGAGTTGTCATTCCAGGAAGTAGAGGAATACCAGAGTGGATAAGTCATAAGAGTATGGGAGATGAAATAACAATAGATCTCCCAAAGAATTGGTATGAAGATAAAAACTTCTTGGGATTTGCTTTATTCTGTCATCTTGTTCCAGTTGATGATGACGATGACGATGACGATCTTGATCTTCGATTGTTGATATCCGATGGTGATCAATTTGGACACGTGGAGACGATACAGTTTATTCCGGATTGTAGTCTAGACATGAAGAATAGAACATTATTTGCAGATGCAGCATTGATGGTGGTCTATTTCCCTCAGATTGCCATTTCAAGTGAGTATCGATCCAATAGGTGGAACAAGTTTAAGGCTGGCTTTTCCTCAGATCCAGCATTTGATACTCTTGGGCCTAACGCCAAAGCAAGTTGCAAAGTGGAAAGTTATGGGATCCATCTCATCTATCGCAAGATCGAAACATGTCGAGTTTCCAGCTCCATCCACCAAG GCTTTCAGCACTCTCCCTCCCATCAACTTTGGTTTCGGTCTCTCTTCTCATAG